The Tenebrio molitor chromosome 3, icTenMoli1.1, whole genome shotgun sequence genome contains a region encoding:
- the LOC138127042 gene encoding sodium channel protein Nach-like isoform X2: MATAPKTRSKMLLEFIRLFFTQSSIHGLSHMTYKRRHPVEVVIWVAIVAAAVYGAVVLSSMTLKRYTENPTVISMERDRFSWNTTFPAATICPSYKINEPLLDLYVQSSTEKNKTLLREFLVTLASATYTNFDQVVEYDGITEEQYLDILLDLQFEFKPSVSNSGSNNKMYSLQKVITEMGICYSFNSKLAVYSSPDYWDEGNWELIEGNDIFYVNPLDGEVFANVMNMSTGFDIYVHGPYEVADIASKKVNSPNGFFLQMYLSGLTIFSSDNIRFLTIKQRKCRFHDESNLKHFPAYSYLLCRMECRAALAKRLCGCVPHFYRKLEGERVCNVPGLHCLAKHKEKLILMKGECSCLSNCNEVNYIVEDLDTREWFLGSNLQWGLKEYPKMRLRRDIIFGFTDLLGTLESCCLDLFIVKCSVHRRHGWVVLGVQRAQLHRNPLLFHSSALLVRHKIWQRDKSEIVGGPRLVLLKKQTV, translated from the exons ATGGCGACCGCACCCAAAACCAGGAGCAAAATGCTCCTGGAATTCATCAGACTCTTCTTCACGCAGAGCTCGATTCACGGCTTGTCTCACATGACCTACAAGCGTCGACACCCGGTGGAAGTGGTGATCTGGGTGGCTATCGTCGCCGCAGCCGTCTACGGGGCGGTGGTGCTCAGCAGCATGACCTTGAAACGGTACACGGAGAATCCGACGGTGATCTCGATGGAAAGGGATCGATTTTCCTGGAACACTACCTTCCCCGCAGCTACCATTTGCCCATCGTACAAAATAAACGAACCTTTGCTCGACCTCTACGTCCAGAGCTCCACCGAAAAGAACAAGACGCTTTTGAGGGAGTTCCTGGTCACTCTGGCCAGCGCTACTTATACGAATTTCGACCAGGTGGTCGAGTACGACGGCATAACTGAAGAACAGTACTTGGACATTCTTCTAGATCTGCAGTTTGAGTTTAAACCATCTGTTTCTAATTCTGGAAGCAACAACAAGATGTACAGCCTTCAGAAGGTTATAACGGAGATGGGGATCTGCTACAGTTTCAATTCCAAATTGGCTGTCTATAGCTCTCCAGA TTATTGGGACGAAGGGAACTGGGAGTTGATCGAAGGTAATGACATCTTCTATGTAAACCCTTTGGATGGAGAAGTTTTTGCCAACGTTATGAACATGTCTACAGGTTTTGAC ATTTATGTCCATGGACCTTACGAGGTGGCTGATATAGCTAGCAAGAAAGTTAACTCCCCGAATGGTTTCTTCCTACAGATGTACTTGTCAGGTCTGACGATTTTCAGCAGCGACAATATCCGATTTTTGACGATTAAGCAAAGGAAGTGTCGGTTTCATGACGAAAGCAATCTGAAGCATTTCCCAGCTTATTCTTATCTCTTGTGCAGGATGGAGTGTAGAGCTGCTCTAGCAAAGCGCTTGTGCGGTTGTGTTCCTCACTTTTACAGAAAAttag AAGGAGAAAGAGTCTGCAATGTTCCTGGTTTGCATTGCTTGGCCAAACACAAGGAGAAATTAATTCTGATGAAGGGCGAGTGTTCCTGTCTGTCCAACTGCAACGAGGTCAACTACATAGTGGAAGACCTGGACACCAGAGAGTGGTTCTTGGGTTCCAACCTGCAGTGGGGCCTAAAGGAGTACCCTAAGATGCGCTTAAGACGCGACATAATTTTCGGTTTCACTGACTTGCTCGGTACGTTAGAATCATGTTGTCTTGACTTATTTATTGTGAAATGCAGTGTACATCGGAGGCATGGCTGGGTTGTTCTTGGGGTGCAGCGTGCTCAGCTTCATCGAAATCCTCTACTTTTTCACTCTTCGGCTCTACTGGTTCGTCATAAAATATGGCAAAGAGACAAGAGCGAAATTGTAGGTGGTCCTCGACTCGTCTTACTGAAGAAACAAACA gtGTAG
- the LOC138127042 gene encoding sodium channel protein Nach-like isoform X1, translating to MATAPKTRSKMLLEFIRLFFTQSSIHGLSHMTYKRRHPVEVVIWVAIVAAAVYGAVVLSSMTLKRYTENPTVISMERDRFSWNTTFPAATICPSYKINEPLLDLYVQSSTEKNKTLLREFLVTLASATYTNFDQVVEYDGITEEQYLDILLDLQFEFKPSVSNSGSNNKMYSLQKVITEMGICYSFNSKLAVYSSPDYWDEGNWELIEGNDIFYVNPLDGEVFANVMNMSTGFDIYVHGPYEVADIASKKVNSPNGFFLQMYLSGLTIFSSDNIRFLTIKQRKCRFHDESNLKHFPAYSYLLCRMECRAALAKRLCGCVPHFYRKLEGERVCNVPGLHCLAKHKEKLILMKGECSCLSNCNEVNYIVEDLDTREWFLGSNLQWGLKEYPKMRLRRDIIFGFTDLLGTLESCCLDLFIVKCSVHRRHGWVVLGVQRAQLHRNPLLFHSSALLVRHKIWQRDKSEIVGGPRLVLLKKQTVGRSCV from the exons ATGGCGACCGCACCCAAAACCAGGAGCAAAATGCTCCTGGAATTCATCAGACTCTTCTTCACGCAGAGCTCGATTCACGGCTTGTCTCACATGACCTACAAGCGTCGACACCCGGTGGAAGTGGTGATCTGGGTGGCTATCGTCGCCGCAGCCGTCTACGGGGCGGTGGTGCTCAGCAGCATGACCTTGAAACGGTACACGGAGAATCCGACGGTGATCTCGATGGAAAGGGATCGATTTTCCTGGAACACTACCTTCCCCGCAGCTACCATTTGCCCATCGTACAAAATAAACGAACCTTTGCTCGACCTCTACGTCCAGAGCTCCACCGAAAAGAACAAGACGCTTTTGAGGGAGTTCCTGGTCACTCTGGCCAGCGCTACTTATACGAATTTCGACCAGGTGGTCGAGTACGACGGCATAACTGAAGAACAGTACTTGGACATTCTTCTAGATCTGCAGTTTGAGTTTAAACCATCTGTTTCTAATTCTGGAAGCAACAACAAGATGTACAGCCTTCAGAAGGTTATAACGGAGATGGGGATCTGCTACAGTTTCAATTCCAAATTGGCTGTCTATAGCTCTCCAGA TTATTGGGACGAAGGGAACTGGGAGTTGATCGAAGGTAATGACATCTTCTATGTAAACCCTTTGGATGGAGAAGTTTTTGCCAACGTTATGAACATGTCTACAGGTTTTGAC ATTTATGTCCATGGACCTTACGAGGTGGCTGATATAGCTAGCAAGAAAGTTAACTCCCCGAATGGTTTCTTCCTACAGATGTACTTGTCAGGTCTGACGATTTTCAGCAGCGACAATATCCGATTTTTGACGATTAAGCAAAGGAAGTGTCGGTTTCATGACGAAAGCAATCTGAAGCATTTCCCAGCTTATTCTTATCTCTTGTGCAGGATGGAGTGTAGAGCTGCTCTAGCAAAGCGCTTGTGCGGTTGTGTTCCTCACTTTTACAGAAAAttag AAGGAGAAAGAGTCTGCAATGTTCCTGGTTTGCATTGCTTGGCCAAACACAAGGAGAAATTAATTCTGATGAAGGGCGAGTGTTCCTGTCTGTCCAACTGCAACGAGGTCAACTACATAGTGGAAGACCTGGACACCAGAGAGTGGTTCTTGGGTTCCAACCTGCAGTGGGGCCTAAAGGAGTACCCTAAGATGCGCTTAAGACGCGACATAATTTTCGGTTTCACTGACTTGCTCGGTACGTTAGAATCATGTTGTCTTGACTTATTTATTGTGAAATGCAGTGTACATCGGAGGCATGGCTGGGTTGTTCTTGGGGTGCAGCGTGCTCAGCTTCATCGAAATCCTCTACTTTTTCACTCTTCGGCTCTACTGGTTCGTCATAAAATATGGCAAAGAGACAAGAGCGAAATTGTAGGTGGTCCTCGACTCGTCTTACTGAAGAAACAAACAGTGGGTAGATCGTgtgtatga
- the LOC138127042 gene encoding sodium channel protein Nach-like isoform X3, with the protein MATAPKTRSKMLLEFIRLFFTQSSIHGLSHMTYKRRHPVEVVIWVAIVAAAVYGAVVLSSMTLKRYTENPTVISMERDRFSWNTTFPAATICPSYKINEPLLDLYVQSSTEKNKTLLREFLVTLASATYTNFDQVVEYDGITEEQYLDILLDLQFEFKPSVSNSGSNNKMYSLQKVITEMGICYSFNSKLAVYSSPDYWDEGNWELIEGNDIFYVNPLDGEVFANVMNMSTGFDIYVHGPYEVADIASKKVNSPNGFFLQMYLSGLTIFSSDNIRFLTIKQRKCRFHDESNLKHFPAYSYLLCRMECRAALAKRLCGCVPHFYRKLEGERVCNVPGLHCLAKHKEKLILMKGECSCLSNCNEVNYIVEDLDTREWFLGSNLQWGLKEYPKMRLRRDIIFGFTDLLVYIGGMAGLFLGCSVLSFIEILYFFTLRLYWFVIKYGKETRAKL; encoded by the exons ATGGCGACCGCACCCAAAACCAGGAGCAAAATGCTCCTGGAATTCATCAGACTCTTCTTCACGCAGAGCTCGATTCACGGCTTGTCTCACATGACCTACAAGCGTCGACACCCGGTGGAAGTGGTGATCTGGGTGGCTATCGTCGCCGCAGCCGTCTACGGGGCGGTGGTGCTCAGCAGCATGACCTTGAAACGGTACACGGAGAATCCGACGGTGATCTCGATGGAAAGGGATCGATTTTCCTGGAACACTACCTTCCCCGCAGCTACCATTTGCCCATCGTACAAAATAAACGAACCTTTGCTCGACCTCTACGTCCAGAGCTCCACCGAAAAGAACAAGACGCTTTTGAGGGAGTTCCTGGTCACTCTGGCCAGCGCTACTTATACGAATTTCGACCAGGTGGTCGAGTACGACGGCATAACTGAAGAACAGTACTTGGACATTCTTCTAGATCTGCAGTTTGAGTTTAAACCATCTGTTTCTAATTCTGGAAGCAACAACAAGATGTACAGCCTTCAGAAGGTTATAACGGAGATGGGGATCTGCTACAGTTTCAATTCCAAATTGGCTGTCTATAGCTCTCCAGA TTATTGGGACGAAGGGAACTGGGAGTTGATCGAAGGTAATGACATCTTCTATGTAAACCCTTTGGATGGAGAAGTTTTTGCCAACGTTATGAACATGTCTACAGGTTTTGAC ATTTATGTCCATGGACCTTACGAGGTGGCTGATATAGCTAGCAAGAAAGTTAACTCCCCGAATGGTTTCTTCCTACAGATGTACTTGTCAGGTCTGACGATTTTCAGCAGCGACAATATCCGATTTTTGACGATTAAGCAAAGGAAGTGTCGGTTTCATGACGAAAGCAATCTGAAGCATTTCCCAGCTTATTCTTATCTCTTGTGCAGGATGGAGTGTAGAGCTGCTCTAGCAAAGCGCTTGTGCGGTTGTGTTCCTCACTTTTACAGAAAAttag AAGGAGAAAGAGTCTGCAATGTTCCTGGTTTGCATTGCTTGGCCAAACACAAGGAGAAATTAATTCTGATGAAGGGCGAGTGTTCCTGTCTGTCCAACTGCAACGAGGTCAACTACATAGTGGAAGACCTGGACACCAGAGAGTGGTTCTTGGGTTCCAACCTGCAGTGGGGCCTAAAGGAGTACCCTAAGATGCGCTTAAGACGCGACATAATTTTCGGTTTCACTGACTTGCTCG TGTACATCGGAGGCATGGCTGGGTTGTTCTTGGGGTGCAGCGTGCTCAGCTTCATCGAAATCCTCTACTTTTTCACTCTTCGGCTCTACTGGTTCGTCATAAAATATGGCAAAGAGACAAGAGCGAAATTGTAG
- the LOC138127041 gene encoding nose resistant to fluoxetine protein 6-like isoform X1 — MARVALVLAFFFAQSVVVDSQDKMSESVKLTMKQGLIMNQVLAIYALDNVEDPRCKNHTDLFKNGLRRFEPWALKMFDSSSKIQPGILLGNLVEFGNFKQCIQTRFNEIKGKHCLMKITPDLDLIKTILRFRNVTEKRFAKIRLIVEKSALFWSVCVPAACPNSDVARHFNKTIMEMSDGLNLVVSLDDKHCQTMESEEKMGLTQYVSISILLVPVAAGLVSTVVVPHTRNSLALAFSIPSNYRKIVSRRSHNDLDCIHGLRFLSTCYVVIGHRFLMAMFSPVINGLEILDWIQYYSSTIIIGGTICVDTFFLMSGLLVSVGFFQHVTKTGKFNPLTFYLYRYFRITPTLAIVVLIYATLIQFFGSGPLWYDTCEAHLKPCRYYWWSTLLHVQSYVNPGALVPPEASLKSLMIVSFQCVLQTWYLTCDMTFYYFSPLVLYPLWKWRVLGLVTYAATYFFSLSISFYLAWVNEYEGGMPITNQLFETEYFQRHYITPHTRAPPYIIGLGFGYCLFKLNGEKIKMSTFTKATGWVLSATLMATSVVSCHIFQLEDYDYNRLEASLFISCSRSTWTAGVVWIVWSCVNGCGGLINDFLSCFMFRVLGRLSYGIFLLHLILQLFKNAANKTPIYFSNFTTIFDSLADLSLTILVSFFFTLFYELPLTALEGLLLKTKKVAPDN, encoded by the exons ATGGCTCGTGTTGCTCTAGTTCTTGCGTTTTTCTTCGCTCAATCAGTTGTAGTAGATTCGCAAGATAAAATGAGCGAAAGCGTCAAATTAACGATGAAGCAAGGTTTAATCATGAATCAGGTGTTAGCAATTTATGCCCTCGACAATGTCGAAGACCCGCGGTGCAAGAATCACACAGATCTGTTCAAAAATGGATTGAGAAGATTCGAGCCATGGGCTCTTAAAA TGTTCGATTCTTCGTCTAAAATCCAACCTGGAATCCTTCTAGGCAATCTGGTAGAATTTGGAAACTTCAAACAGTGCATCCAGACCAGATTTAACGAGATCAAAGGGAAGCATTGCTTGATGAAAATCACCCCAGATCTAGACTTGATCAAGACGATTCTCCGATTCAGAAACGTGACGGAAAAGAGGTTTGCTAAGATACGATTGATCGTGGAAAAATCTGCGTTGTTTTGGTCAGTTTGTGTACCAGCAGCGTGTCCCAACAGCGACGTCGCGCGACATTTTAACAAAACCATAATGGAAATGTCTGATGGGTTAAATCTGGTTGTGAGTCTAGACGACAAGCATTGTCAGACCATGGAAAGCGAGGAGAAAATGGGCTTGACACAATACGTGTCCAT TTCGATTCTGTTGGTTCCTGTTGCGGCGGGCTTGGTCAGTACCGTGGTAGTACCGCACACGCGAAACAGTTTAGCGTTGGCATTTTCCATTCCCTCCAACTACCGGAAGATAGTCTCACGAAGAAGCCACAATGACCTAGATTGCATCCACGGCCTCCGTTTCTTGAGCACCTGTTACGTCGTCATAGGCCATCGCTTTCTGATGGCGATGTTCTCTCCGGTGATCAACGGACTGGAGATTTTAGAC TGGATACAGTACTACTCCAGTACCATAATTATCGGCGGTACCATCTGCGTCGACACGTTTTTCCTCATGAGTGGTCTCCTCGTGAGTGTCGGATTTTTCCAGCACGTTACAAAAACCGGCAAATTCAATCCCCTAACCTTTTACCTTTACCGGTACTTTCGAATAACTCCCACTTTAGCTATTGTTGTGTTGATTTACGCAACTCTGATCCAGTTTTTCGGTTCCGGACCGTTATGGTACGACACGTGCGAGGCCCATTTGAAACCGTGTCGGTATTACTGGTGGTCTACGTTGTTGCACGTCCAAAGCTACGTCAATCCAGGAGCGTTGGTACCACCTGAAGCTTCGTTAAAATCGTTGATGATTGTTTCGTTTCAGTGCGTCTTGCAGACTTGGTACTTAACCTGCGACATGACCTTCTACTACTTTTCCCCTCTGGTTCTGTACCCTCTATGGAAATGGCGAGTCTTGGGTTTGGTCACCTACGCCGCCACTTATTTTTTCTCACTGTCGATTAGCTTTTATTTGGCTTGGGTCAACGAGTACGAAGGTGGAATGCCCATAACTAACCAACTTTTCGAAACAGAGTACTTCCAAAGACACTACATCACTCCACACACAAGAGCACCACCTTATATCATAGGGCTGGGATTCGGGTACTGCCTCTTCAAACTCAACggagaaaaaatcaaaatgagtACTTTTACTAAAGCAACCGGTTGGGTCTTGAGTGCTACTCTGATGGCTACATCTGTCGTCAGTTGTCACATTTTTCAACTGGAAGACTACGACTACAATCGATTGGAGGCCTCTCTTTTTATATCGTGTTCCAGATCTACTTGGACTGCTGGCGTGGTGTGGATAGTGTGGTCTTGCGTGAACGGCTGCGGAGGACTAATCAATGATTTCTTGAGTTGTTTTATGTTTCGAGTCTTGGGCAGACTCTCCTACGGAATTTTCCTCCTCCACTTGATCCTCCAACTCTTCAAAAACGCCGCCAACAAGACACCCATCTACTTCTCAAATTTCACAACT ATATTCGACAGCCTGGCCGACTTATCGTTGACAATCCTTGTCAGTTTCTTTTTTACGCTTTTCTACGAGCTGCCCCTCACTGCTCTCGAAGGGTTATTATTGAAGACGAAGAAAGTGGCACCTGATAATTAG
- the LOC138127041 gene encoding nose resistant to fluoxetine protein 6-like isoform X2 → MARVALVLAFFFAQSVVVDSQDKMSESVKLTMKQGLIMNQVLAIYALDNVEDPRCKNHTDLFKNGLRRFEPWALKMFDSSSKIQPGILLGNLVEFGNFKQCIQTRFNEIKGKHCLMKITPDLDLIKTILRFRNVTEKRFAKIRLIVEKSALFWSVCVPAACPNSDVARHFNKTIMEMSDGLNLVVSLDDKHCQTMESEEKMGLTQYVSISILLVPVAAGLVSTVVVPHTRNSLALAFSIPSNYRKIVSRRSHNDLDCIHGLRFLSTCYVVIGHRFLMAMFSPVINGLEILDWIQYYSSTIIIGGTICVDTFFLMSGLLVSVGFFQHVTKTGKFNPLTFYLYRYFRITPTLAIVVLIYATLIQFFGSGPLWYDTCEAHLKPCRYYWWSTLLHVQSYVNPGALCVLQTWYLTCDMTFYYFSPLVLYPLWKWRVLGLVTYAATYFFSLSISFYLAWVNEYEGGMPITNQLFETEYFQRHYITPHTRAPPYIIGLGFGYCLFKLNGEKIKMSTFTKATGWVLSATLMATSVVSCHIFQLEDYDYNRLEASLFISCSRSTWTAGVVWIVWSCVNGCGGLINDFLSCFMFRVLGRLSYGIFLLHLILQLFKNAANKTPIYFSNFTTIFDSLADLSLTILVSFFFTLFYELPLTALEGLLLKTKKVAPDN, encoded by the exons ATGGCTCGTGTTGCTCTAGTTCTTGCGTTTTTCTTCGCTCAATCAGTTGTAGTAGATTCGCAAGATAAAATGAGCGAAAGCGTCAAATTAACGATGAAGCAAGGTTTAATCATGAATCAGGTGTTAGCAATTTATGCCCTCGACAATGTCGAAGACCCGCGGTGCAAGAATCACACAGATCTGTTCAAAAATGGATTGAGAAGATTCGAGCCATGGGCTCTTAAAA TGTTCGATTCTTCGTCTAAAATCCAACCTGGAATCCTTCTAGGCAATCTGGTAGAATTTGGAAACTTCAAACAGTGCATCCAGACCAGATTTAACGAGATCAAAGGGAAGCATTGCTTGATGAAAATCACCCCAGATCTAGACTTGATCAAGACGATTCTCCGATTCAGAAACGTGACGGAAAAGAGGTTTGCTAAGATACGATTGATCGTGGAAAAATCTGCGTTGTTTTGGTCAGTTTGTGTACCAGCAGCGTGTCCCAACAGCGACGTCGCGCGACATTTTAACAAAACCATAATGGAAATGTCTGATGGGTTAAATCTGGTTGTGAGTCTAGACGACAAGCATTGTCAGACCATGGAAAGCGAGGAGAAAATGGGCTTGACACAATACGTGTCCAT TTCGATTCTGTTGGTTCCTGTTGCGGCGGGCTTGGTCAGTACCGTGGTAGTACCGCACACGCGAAACAGTTTAGCGTTGGCATTTTCCATTCCCTCCAACTACCGGAAGATAGTCTCACGAAGAAGCCACAATGACCTAGATTGCATCCACGGCCTCCGTTTCTTGAGCACCTGTTACGTCGTCATAGGCCATCGCTTTCTGATGGCGATGTTCTCTCCGGTGATCAACGGACTGGAGATTTTAGAC TGGATACAGTACTACTCCAGTACCATAATTATCGGCGGTACCATCTGCGTCGACACGTTTTTCCTCATGAGTGGTCTCCTCGTGAGTGTCGGATTTTTCCAGCACGTTACAAAAACCGGCAAATTCAATCCCCTAACCTTTTACCTTTACCGGTACTTTCGAATAACTCCCACTTTAGCTATTGTTGTGTTGATTTACGCAACTCTGATCCAGTTTTTCGGTTCCGGACCGTTATGGTACGACACGTGCGAGGCCCATTTGAAACCGTGTCGGTATTACTGGTGGTCTACGTTGTTGCACGTCCAAAGCTACGTCAATCCAGGAGCGTTG TGCGTCTTGCAGACTTGGTACTTAACCTGCGACATGACCTTCTACTACTTTTCCCCTCTGGTTCTGTACCCTCTATGGAAATGGCGAGTCTTGGGTTTGGTCACCTACGCCGCCACTTATTTTTTCTCACTGTCGATTAGCTTTTATTTGGCTTGGGTCAACGAGTACGAAGGTGGAATGCCCATAACTAACCAACTTTTCGAAACAGAGTACTTCCAAAGACACTACATCACTCCACACACAAGAGCACCACCTTATATCATAGGGCTGGGATTCGGGTACTGCCTCTTCAAACTCAACggagaaaaaatcaaaatgagtACTTTTACTAAAGCAACCGGTTGGGTCTTGAGTGCTACTCTGATGGCTACATCTGTCGTCAGTTGTCACATTTTTCAACTGGAAGACTACGACTACAATCGATTGGAGGCCTCTCTTTTTATATCGTGTTCCAGATCTACTTGGACTGCTGGCGTGGTGTGGATAGTGTGGTCTTGCGTGAACGGCTGCGGAGGACTAATCAATGATTTCTTGAGTTGTTTTATGTTTCGAGTCTTGGGCAGACTCTCCTACGGAATTTTCCTCCTCCACTTGATCCTCCAACTCTTCAAAAACGCCGCCAACAAGACACCCATCTACTTCTCAAATTTCACAACT ATATTCGACAGCCTGGCCGACTTATCGTTGACAATCCTTGTCAGTTTCTTTTTTACGCTTTTCTACGAGCTGCCCCTCACTGCTCTCGAAGGGTTATTATTGAAGACGAAGAAAGTGGCACCTGATAATTAG